A region of Candidatus Neomarinimicrobiota bacterium DNA encodes the following proteins:
- a CDS encoding FlgD immunoglobulin-like domain containing protein has translation MKTTRRTLVLSALIIIFAIPALAGNYFALCEGNYGQANSSLWSFNESISSIDGPLVWNTSTNPLGDVGQSLTLFDHKLYIIMNNSHEIRILDLANNNEHLGDIELPSASPRYMAVQPSLERGFVSSWNVGGLLIIDLNTDTTVDTLLLGGLPEQLLIDGDDLFVSMIMHPDLSSNNQILRLDISTVSPHVIESYEVVPGPGSMALSNGFLYVTSIYYNDAWESFSGTSRIDIATGAVLSVDHGYYTNYSADIDIIHETAYRIYGNSIVPLNDDLSFNTSGSIGNTADLYSFSIQNEMLILGTSDFVAPDQILVYAPDGSSQGILTLGALPGDVIYYDPDVVSLDESHLVPAAFVLGNNYPNPFNGTTSIPFQLPEAGYTSLNIFDAQGRLVNSLLNADLGQGKHEFSWYGTNASGKIVPSGIYFAVLRSGSDRSIIKLNMIK, from the coding sequence TTGAAAACAACCCGACGCACCTTAGTTCTATCCGCACTCATCATCATTTTTGCCATCCCTGCCCTGGCAGGTAATTACTTCGCTTTATGTGAAGGAAATTATGGTCAGGCAAACTCATCTCTCTGGTCATTCAACGAAAGCATTTCAAGTATTGATGGTCCCCTGGTCTGGAATACAAGCACAAATCCTCTCGGGGATGTGGGTCAATCCTTAACTCTTTTCGATCACAAATTGTACATCATTATGAATAATTCACATGAGATCCGGATCCTGGACCTGGCCAATAACAATGAACACCTCGGTGATATAGAATTGCCCAGCGCCAGTCCCCGCTATATGGCTGTTCAACCGTCGCTGGAACGCGGTTTTGTCAGCAGTTGGAATGTAGGGGGCTTGCTCATCATTGATCTGAATACTGACACAACGGTAGATACGCTTCTGCTGGGCGGTCTGCCTGAGCAACTGTTGATCGATGGCGACGACCTGTTCGTATCCATGATCATGCACCCCGACTTGTCCAGCAATAATCAAATTCTTAGACTTGATATAAGCACTGTATCTCCCCATGTGATAGAGAGTTACGAAGTAGTGCCTGGTCCAGGATCCATGGCATTGAGTAATGGGTTCCTCTACGTCACATCGATTTATTACAACGATGCCTGGGAGTCTTTCAGCGGTACCTCACGTATTGATATCGCCACTGGTGCAGTCCTTTCAGTTGACCATGGTTATTATACCAACTACAGTGCTGATATTGACATCATTCATGAGACGGCTTATCGTATTTATGGGAATTCCATTGTTCCTCTGAATGATGATCTCAGTTTCAATACGTCAGGTAGTATTGGCAATACAGCTGACCTTTATTCTTTCTCGATCCAAAATGAAATGTTGATCCTTGGCACCAGCGATTTTGTAGCACCGGATCAAATACTGGTCTATGCACCTGACGGTTCCAGTCAGGGGATCCTCACCTTGGGCGCTCTACCTGGTGATGTGATCTATTATGATCCTGATGTTGTCTCTCTGGATGAATCCCATCTGGTACCAGCAGCTTTTGTCCTTGGGAATAATTACCCCAATCCATTTAACGGAACGACCAGTATTCCCTTCCAGTTGCCAGAAGCAGGATACACATCATTGAACATCTTTGATGCTCAGGGTCGTTTGGTCAACTCACTCCTCAATGCTGATCTGGGTCAGGGAAAACATGAGTTCAGTTGGTATGGAACCAATGCTTCAGGCAAAATAGTACCCAGTGGGATCTACTTTGCCGTATTGCGTTCAGGTTCGGACCGATCCATCATTAAACTGAATATGATCAAGTAA